From Sander vitreus isolate 19-12246 chromosome 5, sanVit1, whole genome shotgun sequence:
tgccGAGTATGGGATGTTTTTGGGTGTCAGGAAAGAGCCTTTTGGGCCCCACGTGAGTGTACaacccccagccaataacagcgTGCAGATTGTGCAGCCTAGGTGTCATTTACACTGGGGGACGCTGGGGACATGTCCCCACCACTTTTAGAAATGGTTGCTTTTGTCCCCATCACTTTTTAATCgcaattttgttaaaaatgttctgaaaaataaaaaaaataaaaaaacagatatgtggaatatctttttcttttttaacatgagcagaaatcttgctgaaACACATCTAAACTATTAAAGCCCAGGGGTTATAAATGAATAGATATTATTAAATGATTATGAATTAATTCATCAGTGATGTGAACAGGCACATTTAAAGAGGCTACTTCCACAAacaaaagacacagaggaggaggaagagtaaATCATGGCTACATGTGTGTTGACTCAGCAGGGATAACATTAAATGGGAAAGTTGATCTACAGGAGTATAAAtatttgaaagcaatacagaatgccatagagccttactgcattatattccattatattatCACCTGCTGCATGAATTTAGTGTTTTCCTTCTAATTTCAGAATTCACCAGCATGCAGAAATGTAGTGTGTAATGCTAAACAAATTCCTCCCTTTAATGCACCGTTAGTGACCTATCtgtaattataatccaataatatatgTACAATGATATAAAAGGGTACATTCTGCAAAACAATTCCCTTTACTTATAATTTTATTACAGTACTTTTGCACGTTTAAGAAGAATTCATGACTTTTACGTGTAGTATTGGCTTCTTTTACACAAGATCTGTATTCTTCTTCGACAACTAGAAATGACAAAAGCAGACCATAACTCAAAGTGTTTAGTTTAGTCAACTAGAAAGCAAACATCTacaattatatacagtattttttagATATCATTTGCGTTCAAATAATCTATTTTGTAATTCAATAATGGAAACAACAGGTTCATTCATGTTGAGTTATTTGACTCACCATCCGTACCTCTCCGGTTAGATTCTGTAGacctataaaaaataaataaaaaaaataggctaaAAAGAATGAATTTGAAATCATCTACATCCATCCATTAAAAGATGTTAACACTCACAATGTGGTTTTACCTCATTAAGATGTGACCACTTCCATTTTTTAATCGGTTTTCTGTTTCCCGCTGCTCAACAAATGTCACTTGCTTTCTCATAGTTACTTACAATCCCAATATTTCCTGCCGATATGTCAGAGAGGTTGCAAACACCTTTATCAGCTCAGTGTGTGTTGCAGCCAGCAGAACCCTATGCGTGTGAAATGAAGCCAGCCCTGAAATCTGACACTATTCCCAGGGTTCCAATTACAGAGCAGAGGTCTAATATACTTGAACCCAGAGCGTGTTCTCAtctaaaatgtaaaacacaaacaacattacAGGCCACTCTGTTTACACACTTTATTGAGCATCATGTCCAATATACATTGCATTGacacaaaatggaaaaaaataataataataatggcgTTAGGGTGGATTACCTGGACACACCATTTTCAGAGCGTATTgcttaatgacatttcaaacgcACCGAATCTGTGCAAATACAGTGAACACCGGTCAGAGGAGGTCATGGTAGGTTAGAAAATTCTGACTTAAAAAGGTAATGTCAACAGCAGTTATGTGATCATAAAGTCTACAGAAAACTACTAACTGTACACATCACATTCACCCAGAATGTACTACCAATGGTATCATAATTAAACATACCCAACTCCTTCAAACCTGATTGCATGCGCCAAAAGATGGTTAGCTATTTGTCAATGTCAGTCACAGATCAATCATGTATAACATAATTCAGAATAGATGTCGTCGTGGCTTAACGGTCAGCAACACCATCAGTGAAAGTGAACAAAAGCCAATGATTTTACAGACTCTGACCAAACACGACGTGTGTATATTCTTTCAAAATTAAAAACCTAGATGCAGGATTGTGTTCCTTTCCCCCCATCAGAAACACTTATTTAGACTTTACTAAGTGGTGTGTTGACTTCAAGTCTCTATCAAGAATTACAACCAAAATTCAGTGATTAAGTAAAAGGTGATAAATATTATCTAAGTATGCACCAATCAGAATTTAAGATGTCGATAGAATTAAAAGAGCATTACTTAACAATCTACCCAAAGTCCTTGGAGTTCTAAACCTTGAAGTGAATGTGACCTACGAGTCATCCTTTACCCACACGTTGATCGAAAGCCAGATGTGCCACAACAAAGTAAAAACGACTAGCCTAATTCTACCATGGAGCCCCTAAAATTCCCCATTTTAAACAGATTAAGAACTCAAACCACCATAACCCTTTGCAAATGAGTTTACCTTTTGAATTGAGCTCTAATGCCAGTTACCGGTACACATGTAGACTAATCACAGTTGAAGCTATTTTCACCGACTGTATTTGGTTGTCCATGATTTACAACGTTGTGAAAAGACATTAGACTAAGTGATAATTAATAGAGATCTTAAATGACCGTAAGGGCCACGTGTTAAGGGAAAGGCTCAGCAATATTAGAGGTTTGCAGTGCCGGTTGCTGACCGAGACCCTAATAAACGTTCATCGTGAGAAGTTTGCACAAACCTTCCTTTACCATTAGCTATGCTTGTGTGAGTCAATAGATTATGAAACAATAACTCTCAAATCACTGAGTAAGCCATTCCATTTACATCTACAGCTAGCAACAATACATAACAGAGCTGTTTGAGGGGGATCATGCAGGTTTGAGAGTCATGGTTTTATATCACTTAAAACATACACCAGCATAAGAAGAAAATGCTAGCAGGAGGCCGTTTCTCAGAAAGTACAGACTGCATGAAAACCCTTTCGAAAAACGTTCTCAACCTGTCCCTCTAAACAACAAGCAGGCCGTGAGGACGTGAGGCGAACAAAAGGCAACAGTGATTCAATGACGTGTTGAAAATAATCACATCTACTGACAGAGATTTGTTGGGCCGACGTTAATCTGGGCGTAAGTATTCAGAAGGGAGGACAAGTGATGACCTAATGGTAACGGGTTTTGTTCTACACAATCTTGACCACTAAATTGCATAAGAAACCTGGTATAAAGTAGAAACTGTTCAGCAGCAGATAAAAAAGCAAGTTAATTTACAGTAGTGACATATCTTacatcattcatttttcaaaataaataaaattaaatatacAATTCCAGGTAGGAAACGGGTTAATTTCGCTGGTAGGGTTCTCAAATTGGCTCATCTTGCGGAAAATGGCAACCGTTCACAGAAACGTGGTTGAAGTTGGCCAATTCCTTTGACTGGCAAAACAAGGGGTGCAAAAGCCTTTTGTTGAAATTTTCCCTCTGAAGGCATTTCCtttaactgaaaaaaagaaaagaaaaagaacatcgTTACTATTACTTCCAGAACAAGGTTTCACATATGACAATTacttaaaaggaacacgccgacttattgggactttagcttattcaccgtatcccccagagttagataaggaaaacgttggcgttattttgtcacttattaggagcagtaggctagatggagccagttacctccaggatctgtgctaagctaggctagcggtgggtgcatcagacagagttccaacacgcacggagatgagaagggcaTGTATGggcttatctaactctgggggatacggtgaataagacaaagtcccatcgccgtgttcctttaagctgAAACGATGAATCGACTTACCCTGGAATTTACAATTGACTCCTAATCAAAAGCCATCTCTTGACTTTTTCTTACACAGCGAGCCACCTTCCTCTTGAATTCACCGTTAGGGTCCTCCCTCCACTCTTTCTGTGGGAGCAACATTGGATTCTTTCAACGACACATCCTCAACTGACTTGAACTGCCACGATAACAAGAATAAAAAGGAGGTTTAACAGTGCCAGGGGGATGGGATAAGTAGTGGAACTCACCGCCGCATCCACATTAGCTGGCGAGTCGCTGTTGGGGTCTGCCAGCATGGAGATAACACTAATCATGATTGTCTCTACCGTGTGGATTGGAAGCCAGCGCTCCTCGGGCTTCTCGTAACCAAACTTATCTTCTCCGGGCTCATGCAGAATTGAGATGCAAACGTCGCCGTTCTTTGCAACTGTGGAGAAAAATGGGAGCAGGAATTTAACAGCAGCCAATAGAATGTTATGACAGCCTTCTGTACAATTAAACTCAAAGCCTGGACTACTTTCACTGCTTAATCACAAACAACCTTTTATAAAAATCATCCAATAAAAGTagctaaacaaaaaaataaataaataaaaaaataaaataaaaaaaatcatttaactGGCCAGACCAAGTGATGGCAATGACGATTGGAAGTAAAACACCAAAGAGAACATGCTGAACATGTTTACCATTTGGGTGCCAGATTTCAGTGATGAACTTCATCTTTGGAGGCCGTAGTGGATAATCATAGGGAAAGGTCAGGTATGCTTTGAAAAACCCTCCTTCACTGCAATACAAAGAACAGAGCAGGGACAAATGAAAGTGGATTGATTGAATTATGATTGAATaatttaaaatagtaatttatatatatttctaacCAAAGAAATGATTGTCCAAGTATTTCTTCTTACTTACAAAAGGGTATCTTGTGGACCAATGATCACAACTTCCCATTTATATATGTCATCATCATCTATTAGACCAGCTGAAAAGCCCTCCACGGGGTTCTTGTTGAGCTctggggaaaaaagaagaaaaaaaaaaaggaggcatAAAAAGGTTGTTCTTTTTAAATACAATGAACaggaaatcaaacacaactataCTAATTTCACAAACGTGACAGGTCCActccagggtttttcctggctcataATGAGCCtttttgtatattatgcttTAGTTAATAAACTCCAGTTAACAAAACCGGAAAatgatatttaaataaataacagccAGACTCTCCTATTCAAGTTTTTGTTCTGCttgtttaacatgtttttggtaaattgctcttaaacacatttagagaggatttgaattgctatttttattctgaATTCTTaccattttggtgctggtgattttccttcggggctggctaaaacctttttttttttttttcccctcgcTATGCAGGACAAAAACCTAAACTCTACATGTGTGAGCAAGTAAGGAGTCAAGATAAAAAAGGTAAAGATTACAGGGTAGATTTTGCAAAAGACAGAACCAGGAGGGACAGTGATTAAAGTGGTGACTGATAATTTAATAAGccagttgaaataatttgagaAATTAGCACACACAATATTCCATTACAGCCCATTTACAAAGGGTGTTAAAATCTATTTTACAGTAATCCAGGATTTGGTGAATGTCAAAACAATGCTTTGGAACCAAAACTCAACCTCAACAGAAAACCTTTACAGGGCAAAGCACAGAGAacaaactagagatggtccgacaccattttttgcttcccgataccgattccgatacctgaacttgcgtgtcggccgataccagtgtgtcatatattttattatgttttaacaactgtatactactatccctgtatggatgtgatatgatttctatctttgttgtcggtctggttcaggttaaactctttgtgaaacatgaacaaacacaaacaatgaatgccacagaactttcttttattctgcagtttgacagtccgttataacggaaaaagaacataaataaactactttaacgtagattttctttagggctttattacgtggtatcggatcggtgcattaactccagtacttcccgataccgataccagcgttttaggccgtatcggagccgatatcggaacatctctacaaCAAATGCCTCGGGCTTTCACTCATGTCGCAATAAAAACTAGGTAAGGTTAaaactaggggtgcacgattcagaaaatgtcacgattcgatgtcgattttcaggctcaagattcaatttaaaaaaaaaaaagattcacagtgtgtaaatgtagttgcttttcccatgtgattgcagtagacgtacaataacaaaataaataaaaagagaattgaaaatatgaaatcgatttttggaattctatgaatcgattttgaaatcggtagagcttgaatcgcgtttcgaatcgattttttttgcacacccctagttaaaacgtttgggtttttttggggtttttttaacCACAGAGCTTGGTTTTTGAATAGCTTTTAAAATAGGCTTCAACAGCAACAAATAAATAGCTGCTGCAAGAACTGGTGCGAAGTGCACTTTCTGAGATAATGGCAACGCGGCACAGCCATAATTATTATATAACGTTATATGTTGAAGTCACTGACATTGATGAACCACGTATGGAAGGTACAAGTAAATCTAAGGTGTGCCGCATGCTACAGGGAACGTTGAGTTTGCATTCGCAATAAATTAATGACACAAAAGTAGCTGCTGACCAGAATGAATAAGTAGTAAGTGCTGTGTTAGCCCCCATTTAATTAACACCCTTACTTATAAGCAAAGCATGAATCGTGCTGGTTTGATCTCCTGAGCCCTTGTTTCAAATTGCTGGCACAGGTACAGTATAGGCTCCCAGTTAGAACCAACGTTTGTAAAATGGGTGCCTCGAAGTAATTCCCAATATTGACGTTGACTTATATGCTTAAAAGCACTCCTCTAACGTAACTTTTGTTTAATGCGTATAGGAGATGttacattttgagtttttttggtATCATACGAGATGTTTTTAGTGAAGTAACAGAAACATTACTTTTTGTGTCTCTCCATTTAAGAATGTGTAAAAGATCGTTTGAATAAGTCATAATAAATATACAGTGTGCCTAATGTTCGCTGAATCAAATCGTGGTTTCCAAAACGTAGTGATCACTGTCGAAGTGAATCGCCAACTTGAAGAACTGCACTGAGTCAACCAGCGTAAAGCCAGTGATTTACAACCCCACACGCAGAGAAACCGGAATAAATCAGTCACAGAATGGGATGTTAGCCTGTCTCCTTTTTTGGATGCAGTGATGGATGGATGCTGTCATTCAGAACCATTCACCAGTCAGTCAGTACATTATCACAGTTGGTCTAACTTTATCAAAGTAGGTCACTTTGGCTACAGTGTACAACTGTGAAAATACTAAAATAATATCATTTTCGTGATAGGAAGTACATTGTCTGGGATGCTGACCCTCCTAATATTGTGATACATCTCAGATACCTTTTCCTAATCTTGAATGCCgcattacagtttttgtctATTTCCTTGAcatttcacttccgggatttctcCGTTGACGCCTGcaaatccgccggatttcactcatttaggccagatttccgttgccttgggcttcctttgtgttggcattttaaactctggtcgatttctgaggactatggctaaccttttctcagatctctgcagggtaaatccagacagctagctagactatctgtccaatctgagttttctgttgcacgactaaaacaactttcaaAACGTACATATGTTccaccaaagcccgtctacggaaatccgttccactccctattcagccccattgtacctactttggttgcagttccaccagagttccactgggggtgatcgcggtccagtgctaaatgaatgggactctatggaactaggcggctaaatttgtctctttcgcccgattgtcgttgagaaatctcagatttgattgtagtttttgcaagttcaacatggattataggtcaaaagttgaatgaacgagtacttgtgccctttcgatttcttacaggttgagtcgttgttgcgcataacacgctagcattctgctaatgaatgctgattggtcagtgaaggattgatcccacttgacggcatccgaagtagaaccagaatgtcagagtgaatatttcggcgtggtctttaaaacattagcaaacctttttctagcacgtgtattaacagggagagcctaacctgtcagctgtgtcgtcgatgcct
This genomic window contains:
- the LOC144518039 gene encoding ubiquitin-conjugating enzyme E2 G1-like; its protein translation is MTEQSALLLRKQLAELNKNPVEGFSAGLIDDDDIYKWEVVIIGPQDTLFEGGFFKAYLTFPYDYPLRPPKMKFITEIWHPNVAKNGDVCISILHEPGEDKFGYEKPEERWLPIHTVETIMISVISMLADPNSDSPANVDAAKEWREDPNGEFKRKVARCVRKSQEMAFD